From the genome of Nicotiana tabacum cultivar K326 chromosome 17, ASM71507v2, whole genome shotgun sequence:
tattAAGTAGATTATTACTTCAATGGTAGCAACTTTTACAATAAGCAACGTGATAATCTATTCTAGATTAACTTTCTACATGTATATACTGAcaacataaaatattatatactATTAGATTATTGTAAGACCGGTGGACATACTCGATTGGAATGGGAAGAACTACTCATCCAACGAGTTGGCATACCTCTTAGCAGTCCCCTAAAACCGATACTAATGAATCGTAGTTAtgaaaaaataagacaaaatatCTTACTACAATAGGTTATACTATACTGATAATCAGGAGCGGAGCAGAGCTACAGTAATGAGTGTGGGTTCGGACGAACCTAATAATTTTTTCTCCGACCCTGTAATTATATTGAAAATTTCACTAAACCTATATAATACTTTAATGCCGAACCCAGAAGCAAGGAGGCTTTGGATTCAGTGGTAAGGGCTCTGGGTTCTGAAGTTACCCACGCGAAATAGAGTCTCGCGAAACCCGTTGTCACTTTGTTCcttttaaatttttaactttgTTCCTTTTAACGAAGCTTTCCATCtctttttttgaagaaaaataactACAAATCAATTAAGACAAGGAAGAAAAAGACAATCTCCAAGAAGGCCCACTCTCTctatcaaaatcaaaagaaaagtgAATGAGAGAGTGTCTGGTCACGTTTTGGTTCAAGGTTCATCTCTaatattcttttttcttctttattctttttatttttgatttttatattaGTGTTTTATACATGGCTTCACAAGTTTAATGAACAAATATTAAGCAATTtaaatcttcattttttattttgttcgTTTTATGGTGCAAGGTCAAACTAAAGTGAGATATTCAATTTGTAATAGTAGACTACAAATAGTTTTTCTTATAAAAGAAGTCGTTTCGTATAGCAATATTTGTTCGGGCCAGAAAAGGATGTGTGCATCAAACATGCGAACTTTGCATCTTTTTATAACCTTCTTCATATATTAGCTAAAAAAGAACCTTATTCATATCAATAAGAAAAACGTAAAGGAAAGCAAAAAAGCCTTTCTATGCATCTGCTATCATATGCAGTGAATTATTAAAACAAATACGCACAAGATATGGAGACTTAGGTATTTGTTTAAGTTTGATATTATCTTTCGCTATTTCAACGATGAAAAGATTTTTTtgatgaaatttattaaaaatgaCTTGCAGTGGtgataatattttaaatgattgTTTAGTTTGTTATATAAATAATGAAGGAATTGAAACTTGAAAGTGCCTAATGCTGCTATAATTTATCGTTCTATAAAATATGATAAGTCGTCGAATGCAATTGTATGATAATATTTATATTCATATATTGTATTTAAATGGTTCATTACTTATTGaatatatattattaaatataCCCCCGTTCCTTGttttgttattattgtatattaacttgAGATCGTTGTCGTGTCTTAAAATTCAGAACTCATACACTTAAAATCATGGCTCCGCCTCAGataatataaaatttatcttCCTCATTTTAATTATAATTAAGATCTTTTAGAATTGAGCAATTAAGATCGAGAATgttattgtttatttatttgcACTTGGTTTACATTTATAGTGTCTGTTTAATGTTTGGAACAAGTATTCTTGCAAAGACTCGATGGTCAAAGGATGGTCAAAATGAGTTTAACTAATATCCATCGACGGTGTACCTTTTCTTTTCTACACAATCAGGTAACTTTAAAGCATATTAAAGTAATTCCAAACATTTTGATTTTAAAACTTATTAAggaaaataatgataaaaggTAAGTTGGACTCTAAATCTATTCTAAACCATGTTTACCAAAAATAAGGGTAGATCTTGAACCACAAAAAATTAAGaaggggatggggagattgatgaagatgttacacatcgtattggggcaggatggatgaaatggagacttgcgtccggtgttttgtgtgacaagaaggtacTACCAAAATTTAAAGGTAtgttttatagagcggtggtcagaccggctatgttgtatggggctgagtgttggctagTCAAGAGCTCTCacgtccagaagatgaaggtagcagagatgaggatgttgagatggatgtgcggacaCACCAGATTTAGATAGGATTcagaatgaagttattcgggacaaggtgaGTGTGGCCCCTactgaggacaagatgcgggaagcacgaCTTAGATGGTTTGGACATGTGAGAAGGAGAAACACAGACactccggtaaggaggtgtgagagattgacattggagggccttaggagaggtagaggtaggccgaagaagAGTTGGGATAATGTGATTAGGCATAACATGGCGCAGCTATAACTGGCCGAGGACATGACCCGTGAGaagaaggtgtggaggtcgaagaTTAGTAAAGTAGGTTAAGTAGTCTAGATTATTCATACCGATAGTGTTAGTACGTACTCTCACATTTGGTTGGTAGTAGGcttatttgcattttttttattttacactaTCTTGTTGTGTATGCTGCTTTTACATAATTTTTCGGTATTGTCCCGTCTTGTTTCTTGTTATTATTGTGGTACCTATTCTTGCCTGAGccaagggtctattggaaacaacctgtCTACCTCCACAAAGGTAGacgtaaggtctgcgtacacactatcctccccaaatTCCActatgtgagattatactgggtatgttgttgttactTACCATGTGAAAAATGCTACATAGATAATTTCTTCATATCTATTCAAACCTAAATAAACAATGTTACCCAGTAGGCCAGTACTATTGTGGTCGAGGTAGGTAGCAAATGCTAGGTGAATTAGCCGAGACACGCATAAGCTGGGACAACGCCAAAattatcaacaacaaaaaaatggaAATGGCAAAGAGAGTGCTAGCCTGAGCAGATGTGAAGAAAAAGTATCAAAATCACGCTTAGAACTTACTCATCAGATCATATACAGCACAATCAAATAACAAATGCAATAAACACCTTTGAAGCTTAGCAAGGAGTTCTAAACAAATGCAAAGAGCATAAATTATTAttaatacaaaaacaaaaaaaaagtgatTTATGGGCTCTAGCTTAAATAGATGCCTAGAAGGTATAACGAGGTAGACTCATTTGCTGGTATATTCAAATGTCAAGACTTGGATTCTTTTGACACTGACATAAAATTACTTGCATCAAATGAAAACTACATCAGCAATTGTCAAGTCTTGTATTTTCCACAATGAACCAATCAATCTTTCTTTCATCAACCTGTCTAGAGAATAAACAAGAGTGAACCTAAAATCCCCCTAAAACATGAATCCTCAGCTTATTACTTTTGAAACAACACCAGCGCCAACCGTTCTGCCACCCTCCCTCAAAGCAAATCTTTGTCCTGCAAATTGTACACAGATAGCATTGAAACAATCAGACCTGTTCTACAATATTAGATAAAATACTTAAACTGAGTATCATTTCTAAATTATAAATCCACTTATCCGGGAGAACCGGGACACATGGGCCAAATTGAGAAACAAGTATTCATACAACTTTCCAAGAGTATGTTAGGATACAACAGATAGAAAGAAGTCAAAACATTTGGTAAGCTACCAAAAAGTATCACATTTGCCCCATAACATCAGACACACTCAACACCTCACTTTATTCTTTTCAAAGGCAAAGACCAAAGGAACAATATTTGGTTCTACTATCCAAAAGAATATTTGTTGGCTGATCTGGTCACAAGCCTCAGCAAAGAAATATCATGACTGATCCAATCCCCAAGTCTTCAGATAATATAATTCGTCAGCCCCATTGCGTTATCCTTCACAGGATTCAATCTATGATGAGGTACCATGAAGATTATGAGCAGCAACACGGGAGAACCAAGTCCATGAATCCAATTATTTGAGAAAAAGGATTGATCATCACATCAATAATGAGACAAAAATAACAGCGAAGGCAAATCCCTTGTACAAGCAACACCATCAGCCACTACAAGTGAGGTGATTTGGTAAAATAAAGGAGATTATTCtagagtttttatttatttaatgttttttaaaatatttatagggGAGGGGATTACGACGTGGGGAATCGAACCCACACCAAGGTGAAAGTTCAAGTAGCCAACCAACTGGACTACTAAAATTAACTTTACAAAATAAAGGAGATTTTGTAAAGTTTATCTTCTGCAAGAAGAACAAATTGTAATTCTCTAATGATAATGGACATCATATATATCATTGTCCATCTTCAAGGGGGTAAAAACAAGTGAAATCAGAAAATTCTAGAAGAATATTTGCTTAGAAAACCAAAAGCCTGAAGAATTTATTCACCTGCATCAAGGGGAACTGGAGACATCAACTCAAAAGTAGCAGTAACATTATCCCCGGGCATAACCATCTTGACATTTTCAGGCAATTCCACTTTGCCGGTGATGTCAGCAGTCCTCATGTAAAACTGAGGCATATAATTTGAGAAGAAAGCAGTGTGTCGACCACCTTCATCCTTTGTAAGTACATATATCTCTGCCTCAAATTTCTTGTATGTTTTCACACTTCCAGGCTTTGCAATCACCTATAAAACAAATGGTCTATAAATGTTTGCAAAATATGTATGTAAAAGAAAGTCACATTATTTTCTAAAGAATTCAGATTCCAACTTCATCATAAATTACAGTATCATGCTTGAAACAATCACCACAAGATTAAATTGAATTTGACTAAGCCTATTTTCTGTCCTTAAGGTGGAAAACTGAACAAAGAATTCTCTTTTTAGGCTGATGATAGAGTGTACACCTTAAATAGCAACATTGCAAAAGGAACTGATTCCAAAATGCTTTTAATAAAATTTCAAACGATACGGATTCAACATGAATCTATAACAAAGCTCTTCTTGAACATACcaagaaaaatatagatgaagACAGATAAGAAGTTCTATAAAGAAAGTCATGGACTTTCAAACGTACCATTCCTCGCATAATGTCGTCTCGTTTCAAGCCACGAAGAAGAAGCCCAACATTATCACCAGCCTAATAAGAATattaaaaaaagagaggaaagaacGATCAGTTATGGTGTAAGAAACTCTAAGAAAAGTTATAAAGATCAGGTTAGATTTTTACTTGCCCATAATCCAAGCTCTTCTTGAACATTTCAACACCAGTAACTGTAGATTTTAAATTTCCCtataaaagaaaaatgatataGGAGCATGTGTTACAAAGAGCACAATTTCATACTTTATCATGTACCAGGTATTTAACAAAGGAATCAGAGCTCTTAAAACTTCAAGGCCAACTAAGATTGGCTCAAGCATCTTAATCATCAGAACAGTAGATAACCTCAGCCAAAGCTTATGAATAGAGCATATCCTCAAACCAGATAATTATATAATACAACTCATCTAATGCATTGCTTGTATTTTTATCAGATAAGGTTGTGTAGAATTCTATCCAGTAGCCCATAATGCCAATAAGATAAAGAAGTTATGTGGTTATTAATCAGGTGATGACAGTCATGTTTTTTGTCGTCAATAGTTTCAACCCAAACAGGGAGAACAAGCAGATCCAATCCAGATAATTGCCCCTggaaattacaaattatgaaatAATAATTGCCTCCCCAAATAAAGAATAATAAACAAAGGATAACATGTTACCTGCATCAGCCCTAAAATCTCCACATCCTCTCCAACTTTTATGGTTCCTTGTTCAACACGGCCAGTAGCAACAGTTCCACGTCCCTATGAAACATAAAGAGGAAATAATCATAAAATAATAATCAATACCACAGAGTCGAGCACTGAAGAAGCACTAGTTTATTTTTGGTTTCCAGGAgactctttttccctttttttcttagTTTTGCAGCAAAAGGATTTGTTTAATGTTAAAAACATAGAAATAAGATCCATACAAAATTAGAAACTTGAAAGCAAAGTTGAGTTTCAAAAGATGTTTCTGAAAAACTCTTGAACAACACAAAGCTAAAGAACATTTAGTTACCTGAATTGAAAATACATCTTCTAttggcattaagaatggtttatcaAGCTGACGCACTGGATCGGGGATATATTCATCTACAGCCTCCATCAACTTTAGAATAGCCTTTTTTCCAATTTCTTCATTTGTACTCTGCAATGCAGACAGAGCTGAACCACGAATGATAGGGATTTCATCCCCAGGAAATTTGTAGAAACTAAGCAGCTCTGCGAAACGGGAAAGTTCTTGTAAGGAAATCTGGCAAACATGTTATGACAGTTACCAAGATTTCAAAATGCAATAAATTTCATACAAGTGTTGGAAAACCTGGTTACCTCGGAGTTCCATTTCCACAAGTTCCAGCAGTTCTGGATCATCAACAGCATCAACCTTGTTTAGAAAGCACACAAGTGATGGTACACCTACCTGTCAAATGTAGGCACAGTAAAATTAGAATTACCACATGGAGCTTTCAGTTATTTACTAATCTATCCACGAGATGACACATATCCACCTGGCGTGCAAGCAGAATATGCTCCTTTGTCTGTGGCATGGGTCCATCAGGAGCAGATACGACTAGAATACCACCGTCCATTTGGGCAGCTCCAGTAATCATATTCTATGCAAAAAGAAACTATGAGAAAGGCAGAAAACAGACAAAACGGGAGCTTGTATTAGTGAAaaaagtattatcttgtagtggAAATCAAGTTTTGACTTTGACAAGCATAACCTACAATACCTGAAAAAATAGTATCTAAAGAGGGAGTTCAAACAGATGCATTACTAGCTGACATGCTTTAGCTATCACACACACTGTCCCAGAAATTGCTACTTTTAGCTTCTTAAGAGCCAAATTAATTCCATTTATGACTAACTACTACCTTTCGAGGGATATGGTAAATCTCGCCCTCCAAAAACACCCCTCCCCTGGACCCAACAATGGGTAAAAttttaccctttttccttttggcGACTCGAGCTCGCAATCTTATGGATAACAGTGGAGGATGTCTTCTACTAGACCACCCCTCTCTTGACTAAGGACTAGGTAAGCACCCTTTACGTTCCGAACTGTAAAAGTTTTCAACTAGTAGTACTTTTGATATACTTTCAAAACCTATAAATTTTATCTTCAAGAGAATCAAATATCATAGCATGTCATTTAAAAATTGGTCAACATATGTAACATTGTAGGGGAGATGGCAACAACATATAGTGCTTCTAAAAATAGTCTTAAGACAATGAAGATCTAAAGATTGTACTTTCTGTACTAGTTTTCCACTAACAGATAGAGAAAATGGCCACTTTCAATATGGTAGCAGATGGGACTTATGACTGTTATCTTTCTGCTCAGACCTTACAACTAAAATCTTGGGGAACCAATTACAGTTTTCCTTTCAATGATTGCTGTTATACGACAACACAATCCGTGAAAAAAAACCACCCGTGATACAGAATTCTTTGCatacaaatattttctttcaagcaaagataaggtTGATACTAAGTATTTGCTGGGTTGCTGGTAATAAGCATTCCCTATGTAATAAGCACTTTTTTAATAACTAATAAGTAATATAAAGCACTACGTAATAAGCACTTAAAATCATAAAGTACGATAACTGAGAGTTGTGCATCTCACTTTAACATAATCAGCGTGTCCTGGGCAATCGACATGAGCATAATGTCTTTTAGCCGTCTCATACTCCACATGGGCCTACGGTACATCAGTTCCAGtgtcaaaagaaaaagaattaaaagtGAGAGTGTCAACAAAAATGGCACAACATCCATACTGTAGCGATAGTAattcctctctttttctcttcagGGGCTTTATCAATTTCATCAAAAGCAACAGCCTTAGCCTTTCCTTCTTCTGCTAGGACCTAGAAAAGGGACAGGTTCTTCTCGTGTCACGGTTTGATTAGATAACTGAATGAGAAAAGGATAAATGTAGCAGACGGAGGGAAGAaaaataacaagtaccaagactAACAAACCTTACCTTTGTAATTGCGGCAGTCAGAGTAGTCTTTCCATGATCAACATGGCCGATAGTTCCCACGTTAACATGAGGTTTTCTGCAGGAAACCAGAAGATGTTATTAGATGAGAACAGAAATCGGTTGGTGTAATTTTCAATTTCTGCTTGGCATAGTCGACAGAGAGCGTATGAGAACAGCAATATGGGCCTAAGTAAAGCAGAATAGATATCAAGGATTCATATAGCTGACCGCagctagtggtgagcaccctccacttccaaccaagaggttgtgagttcgagtcaccctaagagcaaggtggggagttcttggaggaagggagccgagggtctatcggaaacagcctctctaccctagggtaggggtaaggtctgcgtacacactaccctccccagaccccactagtgggattataatgggttgttgttgttgttgttggcatttCTCCTTGATATTTATATTTCCATCCAACCAGGAAAAAAAAGctcaaaaatctccaaatttcCGGAACAATATATATCAAATCAGTACGGAACAATATATATCAAATCAGTACAAGTCTAGACACAAAAGGAATTTGCATCATTTAAGATGGAATTACAGAAGAAGACTCGCATACAGGAAGAAAGAAGCATACTTGCTCTtgatcaattaaaaaaaaaattctaaatggGTGTTTGGTTAATCCAGAGGAAGTTTAATCTTATGTTTGAGCAGGGTTGTAAAAAGCGAGCGCTTTCTCGCTTAAAACGGAACAATATATATCAAATCAGTACAAGTCTAGACACAAAAGGAATTTGCATCATTTAAGATGGAATTACAGAAGAAGACTCGCATACAGGAAGAAAGAAGCATACTTGCTCTtgatcaattaaaaaaaaaattctaaatggGTGTTTGGTTAATCCAGAGGAAGTTTAATCTTATGTTTAAGCAGGGTTGTAAAAAGCGAGCGCTttctcgcttaaagcgagaagcgaagcgagGCGAGGTATTTGGCGCTTCTGTTAGCTGAAGCGTAGCAGATTTACAAAAAGCATTCGCTTCCCCTGAAAAAGCGAGAAGCGATGAAGCGATGTGAAGCGTAAGAAGCGAGCGCTTCTCTTTATAACTGGGCTGCCaacatatttaattaaaaaagctatcttttttttaaaacaccATCGAGCAGCAGCAACAGAGAAAGAAAGAGGCGACCTAGGGTTTAAGTTTTCTACACTTTTCAACTTCAAGATCATCAAGTTTAGTCCCAGGTATGTgatttcttcctcctcctcctccttcttcttctttttctttttctttcactgtttcagCGTCCAAATAGCAGCGAAATGCTGGCGAATTTGTTTTTTCCCTTCAGTTCTTCTTTCTCAttcttctcctcttcttcttcttcttcattttgttGCACTGTTTCAGTGATAAAAAGATTGAAATGCTGCCCATTTTTTCTTACAGTTACATGAATTGTCTATgcagtatttattttaattttttttttaaaattccgcttcacttcaaaaaagcgagtgcttcgcttctcgctttaagcgaaaaggggcttgtcgcttttcctcgcttcacgctcttcacaacactgTGTTTGAGTCAAGGTGGCTCTTAATATGAGTAAGGAAACTCTATTGTCAAAATAGAATTAAAGAAGAACTCATAAAGTTATTGGACGAAAAAGAAAGACAGCTATAATGGTATTCTGTTCatttagtaaaattttatttttacattcGAGTGAAGGTGGCTCTTAAGATTAGAAGACCAAATTATCATAAGTCCAGGCATGAAAGGGACATTGCAGCATAAAAAATGGAATTACAGAAGAACTCTATCCGACATATATGCGTATGCAGCATAAAAAATGGAATTACGGAAGAACTCTATCCGACATATATGCGTACAGAAAGAGAAGCTAAAAAAGCACAATGGGTGTTCAGGCACTCCACTAGGAATTTAATGACTTTATCTAACATTCTAGTAGAGGTTGGCTCTTCACAACAAaatataaaatcataaaattGTCCAAGCTTAAAGGAATTTTGCCTCATTTGAATGGAATTAAAGAAGAATTGTGTCCACCATAGACGCGTACAggaagaaagaagggaaagtcAGTACATAATATACACCCACCCTCCCCTATCTCACAATAGCCTGGAGCTCTTCAGACAAGCCCTTCATTAATTTAGCCTTTTCCCTAGCTCTTCATATCTCCATGCAACCATAAAAACTCAAATCGCCACTGTTTCAGGAAAAAGATCCAGGCATGAAGTGAATTTGCACAACTAAAGTGGAACTACAGAAGAGCTCAATCcaacatatacatatataaagaAACAAGCAAGTCTGCAATACGTGTGCTCAGTTACTTTATTCAATAAATCAACTGAGCCTAATCCAAAATTAGTCAGTGTCGGCCATATGAATCCTCCATATACATCCTATACTAATGGAACTCATTTCTCTAATACTAGATAATTCCTTCTGAGACAAATTAGTATTCTCACCATACACCAATACACAAGTctctaaataataaaaaatattctctacaaaagaaaattttaatcTTCCAAGTGAAGGTATTCATGATCTCCACCATGGGTTCAATAAATACAGGAGCTGCATTTGCATTTAACGTTTCATCGAGTAAAACTGAGAACAAACAAGACTGATATATGTGTGATCGATACTCCAATCAATCAATTAACAACGACTTAGTTCTGAACTAAGCAGGTCAATTATAAATATGTTCTATGTACATTTCGCTCTATTTGAACTAATTTGCACCTCAATCCTTGACTAGTAGGGGTCGAGCATACATTCAAATACTAGATATTTGCCTTTCAAGACAACTAAGCGGTTCTCAGGCTTATCCCTACGCTAATATACAAGTTCctaaagaataaaaaaattatcctcttctttttcttttccttaacaaaagaaaattttaaacttaCGACTGAAGGTAGTCATTGATGTCCACTATTGGTTCAAAATAATGCTGAAGatgcatttgcatttaatatTTCATTAGTAAAAACTGAGAACAACCAAAACTGATATATTTGTGATCATACTAATCAGTCAATCAACTACGTCTCAATCCCAAACCAGACTAAGTCGAACATTCATTCCAATACTAAATGTTTGCCTTAAATTAGGACTTCCCACACTTATACGCTAATACACAAGTTCCTAAacaataaaatttatcttttttcctCAACAAAACTGCTTTATGTGTGATCATACTCCAATGaccaatcaatcaatcaactatgccTCAGCACCAAAATAATTGGGCAGAGTAGATTTATCTTCTTTATATATTCTTGCTCTATTAGAACTTCATTTCATTATAACGCTACACAATTTTGCCATTAAAAAGGCAAGTTTTATAAACACGTATCACTACACGAATAGACAAAAAATTTAGATAAATAAAAAGTTTTAAATCTTACGTTCGAGTAAAAGTGGCCATGGATCTCCACCAGTGATGGTTCAAAAATGCGGGACTCTCATTTGCATTAAACTGAGTGGGCGCTGATCCTCTACAGCAAGAGTAGTATATTTGAGGTGAAAGTGTAAACAGACGCTTTGaatttgagcttctgaaagctactGACGCCATTTGAGAAGAAGAACTAAAGCTGAGAAAATGGAGAAAGTGGAAATGTTTGGAGTTTTacagggtttagggttttagcttgaaggagcagttaaacgACGACGTTTGAATTAGCTTTAATGGGCTTCAGCTTGCAAGCCGGTTTTGGTTAAGTTGAGCTTAACGAGAGAGAGTGGTTTCAAGTACATATATCAATGGATATTTCTAAACCGATTAAATTGATCGAATCGTATCATATCGAactaatttttagatttttttttttaagaaatcgtaagtttttatataaatttataattttaccAATAATTAGGGTAAATTTTTTCCTtcataaaaataaaccgaaaaaatactgaatcgtaccgaataaattttacatgtggaatatttatatagtaagtttaaaactaataaagcattaaatttttcattgagccttggaattatgaaaacagttacaagccaacaagtaattaaactcaaaatactaattcctcaAACCTATTATGCTATTTATAcataaactaagttatttcaagtatctttattagcaaaacacaaagtattctagcgattattaGTAGCAAattacaatgtattgaatatgttttatttcatataatttagatttatctttttgaatatttaatatagactttattcttgagtctcagcttggttaatatctttccattcgtgtgatttatattttctttacttttacttggtttcttttacgttgttgtcgaatagttgatggatctatactctagtcatctttcatgtttttttaattcatcaccctttaaacagtaaaatgTCTAGAAAATTTTACTAAGCcctataaaagaacgtatgttatCTACTGGTGAAATTTACATGACATTTAAataaataccgaaaattaaccgaaccataCTGATACCAAAGTGAAACCGACATGATTAGTACGGTTtcgaaaaatctaattttggttatacataatagaataaccgaaaaattggtatgatacaaattttataaaataactggtGGAAccaaaccattgacacccctagtttCAAGCTCTAGAAagagggagggggaggggggaatAACAGCGGGTAACCATTTTTAAGtatgctatttaaaatatattcaccatttataatatatttaaagattaacCAATTCGCTCCAACTTCAGTACACATCGTCCTGAAGTTTTAAACCTTAAGATTCAAACTTTAGAATATCGTGTCTTAAAGTTCGAAAATTATGTCCAGAAATTCGAA
Proteins encoded in this window:
- the LOC107803735 gene encoding elongation factor Tu, mitochondrial — encoded protein: MASVAFRSSNSKRLFTLSPQIYYSCCRGSAPTQFNANESPAFLNHHWWRSMATFTRTKPHVNVGTIGHVDHGKTTLTAAITKVLAEEGKAKAVAFDEIDKAPEEKKRGITIATAHVEYETAKRHYAHVDCPGHADYVKNMITGAAQMDGGILVVSAPDGPMPQTKEHILLARQVGVPSLVCFLNKVDAVDDPELLELVEMELRELLSFYKFPGDEIPIIRGSALSALQSTNEEIGKKAILKLMEAVDEYIPDPVRQLDKPFLMPIEDVFSIQGRGTVATGRVEQGTIKVGEDVEILGLMQGNLKSTVTGVEMFKKSLDYGQAGDNVGLLLRGLKRDDIMRGMVIAKPGSVKTYKKFEAEIYVLTKDEGGRHTAFFSNYMPQFYMRTADITGKVELPENVKMVMPGDNVTATFELMSPVPLDAGQRFALREGGRTVGAGVVSKVIS